In the Triticum aestivum cultivar Chinese Spring chromosome 2B, IWGSC CS RefSeq v2.1, whole genome shotgun sequence genome, AACTCTCGTGTGCCGCTCCCTGTTGAGCCTGCAGCAGAAGAGCCAATGTTTGTTAATGCAAAGCAATACCATGCAATTCTTAGGAGGAGGCAGATACGTGCTAAATTGGAGGCCCAAAATAAGCTGGTGAAAGCCCGGAAGGTAATACAATACGGAAGAATTTGTTATTTGGTCCTGATACTATTTTTTGTAAAGAGATGCTTCTGTGTTCTCTGGTATTTGCTGAATGCTGCACCAATGCATAGATTTCAGCTACAGATTTATTAGGCTGCCTTGGTAATATTCGGAGGACTAATCTGACCCGTGAGTACATTTTTGTTCTAAACCTTGATGAGAACCTCTGGCAGAGGCATACCATGTTGCAAGTTGCAGCATTCATTTGTTCAGCATTTGAGTTCCTGAAGGCTTCTACCCATCTACGTACAACTATAAGTTTTACCTAGCAAGTACCTGTTTCTAACATCGCCCCTTCTATCCAGCCATACCTTCATGAATCTCGGCACCGCCATGCCATGAAGCGAGCTCGTGGAACAGGAGGGCGGTTCCTCAACACAAAGCAACTCGAGgagcagaagcagaagcaggctTCAGGTGGTGCAAGCTGTACAAAGGTCCTTGGCAAGAATACACTCCTTCAGAGTAGCTCCGCCTTCGCACCTTCGGCATCAGCTCCCTCTAACATGTCAAGCTTTTCAACAACCGGCATGTTGGCTAATCAGGAGCGCACCTGCTTCCCCTCGGTTGGCTTCCGTCCCACGTTTAGCTTCAGTGCACTGAATGGCAACGGGAAGCTGGCCCCAAACGGCATGCACCAGCGCGCTTCCATGATGAGGTAAAGCAAAGCACCCTCTGGTGCGCTGCCGGTGGCAATTCATCCTTGGCTTATGAAGATGTTCCGGAAATGTGGTTGCAATATCAGCTGGACCAAGACATGGTTATTAGTCCTTTTGAGTTTCATCTAGTTGAAAGCACTGGTGTGCTGATGGAGACTGAAATCTTCATCACATTTCTTTTGTGTGTACTTATTCAAATAAGACGCACCCTGATTATCCCAGAGATCGGAGTTGGGCATGGTTGCGAAACCATAGGCCTATCCTTCCTTACCCGTTGTGAATGTATCTGGTACTGTACTTAAGAGATGGTTGAGCCTCAACCtttgatgaatgctgttgcagttCATCAACTTTGCAACCTTGTTTGCCTGATTTCAGTACATGCAACTTTGTATCACATTTTGCATTTCATTTGGTGACTTGACACAAACACAGATCACATTGGGCTTCTGAAACATGAACTTCCAAACGAACCTGAAAGTGATATCAATTATATGGTCCTAGTTTATGTTACATGAGTCAATGAGGAACAATGCTCGTCTAGTTTCAATGCTCATCAGCACACTGCCACAAAAAAAAAAATCATTGGCAATAGGAGTTAAATTTAGGAATAAA is a window encoding:
- the LOC123044247 gene encoding nuclear transcription factor Y subunit A-7; this encodes MEDHPGHPISNYDFLSGNGCHTKKLVHKNYDRNSSSAKSGRSQQEASATSDCSLNEQHTSRPPSQSDNDNDHGKPDQHMVKPLLSLGNPETVAPPPMLDCSQSFAYIPYTADAYAGIFPGYASHAIVHPQLNAATNSRVPLPVEPAAEEPMFVNAKQYHAILRRRQIRAKLEAQNKLVKARKPYLHESRHRHAMKRARGTGGRFLNTKQLEEQKQKQASGGASCTKVLGKNTLLQSSSAFAPSASAPSNMSSFSTTGMLANQERTCFPSVGFRPTFSFSALNGNGKLAPNGMHQRASMMR